Genomic window (Mus caroli chromosome 14, CAROLI_EIJ_v1.1, whole genome shotgun sequence):
AATAGGTGAATTAAGAATATTGATAGATTTTGTTATACTATGGGTGATGGTGAACCTAAGGAATAGAGCAAGATGGCTGTGCCATGGAGTCAGTTAGGAAGTCCAAGGCCAAGATAGAATTAGGTAGCTGAGGACACTTAGGTAGCTTTATCATGCTCTTTCAGAAAGGAAAGTCTCCACCCACTTAGTCTAAGTTAGAAAGTATTTCTACAGCCGACCACTCCTGCTTTTTTGCCCTTGGCAGGAATCTCTGTTGGAAGAGATGGCGATAAGCCCAGGCCCGTTGTTCTTGGTCTTCATGCTGGGTCTGGTTGTGATCCCTCCCACTCTGGCTCAGGATGACTCCAGGTACACAAAAATCCTGACTCAGCACCATGACGCCAAGCCAAAGGGCCGGGACGACAGATACTGTGAACGTATGATGAAGAGAAGAAGCCTAACCTCACCCTGCAAAGATGTCAACACCTTTATCCATGGCAACAAGAGCAACATCAAGGCCATCTGTGGAGCGAATGGAAGCCCTTACAGAGAAAACTTAAGAATGAGCAAGTCTCCCTTCCAGGTCACCACTTGCAAACACACAGGAGGGTCTCCCCGTCCTCCATGCCAGTACCGAGCCTCTGCAGGGTTCAGACATGTTGTTATTGCCTGTGAGAATGGCCTGCCGGTCCACTTCGATGAGTCTTTTTTCAGTCTATAGTCAGCAGGCCCCTGGCACAGGCCtagctatgttttctttttatctccccTCATAGCCCAGAACACTGGTTCCAGCGTTCATTGTCAGGGGCCAGAAAATGAACTATCTAAAACATATGTCTCCTGATTTGCGATGCACAGAAATAAAGATGTCTCAAAAGCCATTAAGAGTCAGTCTGGAAGATCACTAGTTCTGAGTAAATTtagcttttcctgttttctctcctcgATGTTCCCCAGGGGAAAGGGGCTGGAACACAGAGAGATATTCTTCCTTACCTGCTGGTCAGTGGGAAGGTAGATTTCATCtgtctgtggtgctgaggatgatAAATTGATTTACAGACAGGACAGGGAATTAAAAAGGAGCCAAGTTGTCTATTAAGTAATAGGTCACTAAAGGAGCCCTTTGGAAAGGAGTTTAGGATCAAGAGCCAGCACACCAAGGGTATccccctgccttctcctcctgtACAGCCTGAGACTGTCAGCACCCAGGGGACAGCTCTCATCCTCAGCAACCTAATGCACCCCCTTAATTGTTTTAAGGACCTAAACTCTGGCCAAACCCGATTCATAGTTTCACATAGAAATAAATTTCAGAACCAGCTTTCATGAAGCAGAGTTGGAGACTTTTATCAGTGATAATTCTGATTTGGGCTGTGAACAGAAAGGTTGTGAGGGAGGCAGTTAGGAAGCGAGGCATACCCAAGTGTGGGTATGGGCTCCCCAACAGAGAGTAGTATATAGTTACCTTCATATTGGTCATACGTTCAATGCCTCTCAAGCCACACCTTAAAAGGTCGAAAGGACATCCcgcctttcttctgtctctctgtttagagtattacttattttatgtgcattctgTTTTACTATATGTGtattgtctgcatgtatgtatgggcaccacatgtgtgtctggtgcccagggaggtcagaagaggtggTGGATCCCccgaactggagttacagatgatcaTGGTGAATGCTTTTgtccaaacctgggtcctctgcgagaacagcaagtgttcctaagtgctgagccacctcacgacccctttttatcttttaatccCTATGTGGGATCATAGGGTGGCTCGGGGAGTGTCTTGGGTGGAATTATAATTTGCAAAGGTAGAATCAAGGCGCACCAGGGTTGCATAAGGGGTTTAGTACACATCTTTTTGAAAAGAAggtttcttcttcattcttgaaAACTGCAGGCTTACTACTGGCAAGGGGTGAAGGCTTTAAGCAGTTGCTCATTATGATGGAATATTTGCTTGCCAGATTGCCAAGTAAGGGGTTTCTTCCCCTTCTCATAGCCCCTTATATTTCCCCCCACTTTTTTCCCATTGAGTGTCTCCCTTTTGT
Coding sequences:
- the Ang gene encoding angiogenin, with the protein product MAISPGPLFLVFMLGLVVIPPTLAQDDSRYTKILTQHHDAKPKGRDDRYCERMMKRRSLTSPCKDVNTFIHGNKSNIKAICGANGSPYRENLRMSKSPFQVTTCKHTGGSPRPPCQYRASAGFRHVVIACENGLPVHFDESFFSL